GCTGGACTGAATTTTTCATCTAGGATCGGCTTCTTGTTACCATCTACTGTGTAGGCTGTTGTCATGATTGCTGATTTGATTGCTGCAGGTGACCAATCTGGATGAACACTCTTGATAATAGCTGCGATTCCACTGAGGTGAGGTGCAGACATTGATGTTCCAGAAATGGAATTGAACTTCATAGAGTTTGCACTTGTTCTTGGTGGTCCAACTTTGAATGGCCAAGCTGCAATGACATTCACTCCTGGTCCAATGATGTCAGGCTTAAGAACACCAGGGCTTGCTGTGCTTGGACCAcgagaagagaagaaagcaacTACAGGAGCTGGAGTCGTTCCCAATGATGTTCCCTCGTAGACAATTGAGGCTGTTGGCTTGCTGCTAGAGTTCTTAGCATACTCTCTAATGACAGCAGCATCTATGGGATTCACATAAGATGCTGGGAGGACATGTGGTTCAGCAAAAGTATTGTGCCCACTCACTTGTTTTCCAAATACTATCATCCCAGCACCGCCGGCTTCCTGGACAGTTTTTCCAATTCGGATGCCAGAGCTACCAGAACCATCAAGATCACAAGCAACAACCTTCCCTTTAACATTCCCAGAATCTAGCGTATACGCTAGTGGGAAAGAAACAAGGTTAGAGGGTTGGTAGGCTGACTCACCAACGAATGAGCGGCCATCACCTAGCTTGACAATAGCTTTCATCTGTCGGTCCATTGTACTCGCACCAACCGTTAGGACCCAAGGCTCCTCGTTGCTTAGGGTGCCAGATGATGGACCTGAATTTCCAGCAGAACAACTGACAAATATCCCTTTCCGCATGGCAGAAAATGTGCCAGTTGCCATTAGTTGTCGATGGAATGGTCGTGACCGACCACCAAGTGATATAGACAATATGTcaacaccatcagaaattgctgcATCTAGTCCAGCCACTATATCTGAGTTCCAACATCCGAATTCGCTGCACACTCGATACATAGCAAGGTGTGCATGTGGGGCCATGCCAGCCGCGGTACCATTTCCATTGCCAAGCACACTTGCACCTTCTACGAATTGTCCGGCAGCTGTGCTTGCAGTGTGTGTACCATGGCCAGCATTATCCACGGGAGGCACATGACCTCTAGAAAATGATCGGCCGCCAATCAACTTTTTGTTGCATTTGGCATCTCCAAAGTCACAAGACCCGCGCCACTTTGCTGGAGGTGGCTTCATTCCATCATCATGAAACGAGGGGTGTGACATGTCTATCCCTGTATCTAGTAAGCCTATGATGCTTCCCTCACCCATTCCTATGCTATTCCAAGCTCCTCCATTGGACCTTAGCCCTAGGAAGTCAGGTGTATGGGTTGTCAAGAGTGGTATAAGGTAATCCTCGTATACATTAAGGACCCCATCTCTTTTTGTAATGTACTCTACCTCAACTTTCGTGAGGTTCACAGCAAAGCCGAGAATGGCTTCTCTATAGGTATAGATGAATGGTGTATGAGGCCTAGATGCACTCATCGATGATGGTGGGAGGAATGATCTATACCATGTCTCAAGGTTTGAAGAGCTCATATCAGGGGAAAAGTTTGGTGGAGGGCGCACACGCACAATATATGTCCGTCGGATAGAAATTTCAGAATTCGCATGGGTTGGCGTGGTGTA
The sequence above is drawn from the Miscanthus floridulus cultivar M001 chromosome 15, ASM1932011v1, whole genome shotgun sequence genome and encodes:
- the LOC136506628 gene encoding subtilisin-like protease, with translation MDLNLRLPLAMLVLVGLLVYTTPTHANSEISIRRTYIVRVRPPPNFSPDMSSSNLETWYRSFLPPSSMSASRPHTPFIYTYREAILGFAVNLTKVEVEYITKRDGVLNVYEDYLIPLLTTHTPDFLGLRSNGGAWNSIGMGEGSIIGLLDTGIDMSHPSFHDDGMKPPPAKWRGSCDFGDAKCNKKLIGGRSFSRGHVPPVDNAGHGTHTASTAAGQFVEGASVLGNGNGTAAGMAPHAHLAMYRVCSEFGCWNSDIVAGLDAAISDGVDILSISLGGRSRPFHRQLMATGTFSAMRKGIFVSCSAGNSGPSSGTLSNEEPWVLTVGASTMDRQMKAIVKLGDGRSFVGESAYQPSNLVSFPLAYTLDSGNVKGKVVACDLDGSGSSGIRIGKTVQEAGGAGMIVFGKQVSGHNTFAEPHVLPASYVNPIDAAVIREYAKNSSSKPTASIVYEGTSLGTTPAPVVAFFSSRGPSTASPGVLKPDIIGPGVNVIAAWPFKVGPPRTSANSMKFNSISGTSMSAPHLSGIAAIIKSVHPDWSPAAIKSAIMTTAYTVDGNKKPILDEKFSPAGHFSIGAGHVNPSRAINPGLIYDTDEEQYVLYLCGLGYTDSEVETVTHQKDACRKGRKITEAELNYPSIAVNAKLGKLVVNRTVTNVGEASSTYTVDIAMPKGVTASISPNKLEFTKAKEVKTFVVSLSWDANEIKHAEGSFTWLFGKQAVRSPIVIF